From Variovorax sp. J2L1-78, the proteins below share one genomic window:
- the pcaF gene encoding 3-oxoadipyl-CoA thiolase: MSSKEAFICDAIRTPFGRYGGALSSVRTDDLGAIPLKALMERNKNVDWQAVGDVLYGCANQAGEDNRNVARMSALLAGLPIELGGATINRLCGSGLDAVGSAARAIKAGEAGLMIAGGVESMSRAPFVMPKAESAFSRANAVYDTTIGWRFVNKLMKAQYGVDSMPETAENVATDYKIEREAQDLMALNSQLRAVASQKSGFFDAEIVPVTVPQKKGDPIIVSKDEHPRETSLESLAKLKGVVRPDGTVTAGNASGVNDGACALLLADEASAARHGLTPRARVVGMATAGVAPRVMGIGPAPATQKVLALTGLTIDQMDVIELNEAFAAQGLAVLRLLGLKDDDARVNINGGAIALGHPLGASGARLATTAINQLHKQGGRYALCTMCIGVGQGIALILERV; this comes from the coding sequence ATGAGCAGCAAAGAAGCCTTCATCTGCGACGCCATCCGCACCCCCTTCGGCCGCTACGGCGGCGCGCTCTCGAGCGTGCGCACCGACGACCTCGGCGCGATCCCGCTCAAGGCGTTGATGGAGCGCAACAAGAACGTCGACTGGCAGGCCGTGGGCGATGTGCTCTATGGCTGCGCCAACCAGGCCGGCGAAGACAACCGCAACGTGGCGCGCATGTCGGCGCTGCTGGCCGGCCTGCCTATCGAACTGGGCGGCGCAACCATCAACCGCCTGTGTGGTTCGGGCCTCGATGCGGTCGGTTCCGCAGCGCGCGCCATCAAGGCCGGCGAAGCGGGCCTGATGATCGCCGGCGGCGTCGAAAGCATGAGCCGCGCCCCTTTCGTCATGCCCAAGGCCGAGTCGGCCTTCAGCCGCGCCAACGCGGTGTACGACACGACCATCGGCTGGCGCTTCGTCAACAAGCTGATGAAGGCGCAGTACGGTGTCGACTCGATGCCCGAGACGGCCGAGAACGTGGCCACCGACTACAAGATCGAGCGCGAGGCGCAGGACTTGATGGCGCTGAATTCGCAACTGCGCGCCGTGGCTTCGCAGAAGTCCGGCTTCTTCGACGCCGAGATCGTGCCGGTGACCGTGCCGCAGAAGAAGGGCGACCCCATCATCGTCAGCAAGGACGAGCATCCGCGCGAGACCAGCCTGGAATCGCTCGCCAAGCTCAAGGGCGTGGTGCGGCCGGACGGCACCGTGACCGCCGGCAATGCCAGCGGTGTGAACGACGGCGCTTGCGCGTTGCTGCTGGCCGACGAAGCCAGCGCCGCCCGGCACGGCCTGACGCCGCGCGCCCGCGTGGTCGGCATGGCCACCGCTGGCGTCGCGCCGCGCGTGATGGGCATCGGCCCGGCGCCCGCCACGCAGAAGGTGCTGGCGCTGACGGGCCTCACGATCGACCAGATGGACGTGATCGAGCTCAACGAAGCCTTCGCGGCCCAGGGCCTCGCGGTGCTGCGCCTGCTGGGCCTCAAGGACGACGACGCCCGCGTGAACATCAACGGCGGTGCCATCGCGCTGGGCCACCCGCTGGGTGCCAGCGGTGCGCGCCTGGCGACCACCGCCATCAACCAGCTGCACAAGCAGGGCGGCCGCTACGCGCTGTGCACGATGTGCATCGGCGTCGGCCAGGGCATCGCGCTGATCCTCGAGCGCGTCTGA
- a CDS encoding 3-oxoacid CoA-transferase subunit B, translating to MTMSTTTATYQRRTKDQLAARVAQDIFDGAVVNLGIGQPTLVANHLPAGREIVLQSENGILGMGPAPAAGNEDYDLINAGKQPVTLLAGGSFFHHADSFAMMRGGHLDICVLGAFQVSATGDLANWSTGEEGAIPAVGGAMDLAIGAKQTWVMMDLLTKAGVSKIVKECSYPLTGIGCVKRVYSDLATLECTPDGLRLIDTVDGLTHAELEKLIGLPIAA from the coding sequence ATGACCATGAGCACCACGACTGCAACCTACCAACGTCGCACCAAGGACCAGCTCGCAGCGCGGGTTGCACAGGACATCTTCGACGGCGCCGTCGTCAACCTGGGCATCGGCCAGCCCACGCTGGTGGCCAACCACCTGCCGGCCGGGCGCGAGATCGTGCTGCAGAGCGAGAACGGCATCCTGGGCATGGGCCCGGCACCCGCCGCCGGCAACGAGGACTACGACCTGATCAATGCCGGCAAGCAGCCCGTCACGCTGCTGGCGGGCGGTTCGTTCTTCCACCATGCCGACAGCTTCGCGATGATGCGCGGCGGCCACCTCGACATCTGCGTGCTCGGCGCCTTCCAGGTGTCGGCCACCGGCGACCTGGCCAACTGGAGCACCGGCGAAGAAGGCGCCATCCCCGCCGTCGGCGGCGCGATGGACTTGGCCATCGGTGCGAAACAGACCTGGGTCATGATGGACCTCTTGACCAAGGCCGGCGTGAGCAAGATCGTCAAGGAATGCAGCTACCCGCTGACCGGCATCGGCTGCGTCAAGCGCGTCTACTCCGACCTGGCCACGCTCGAATGCACGCCCGACGGGCTCAGGCTGATCGACACGGTCGACGGCCTCACGCACGCCGAACTCGAGAAGTTGATCGGCCTGCCGATCGCCGCCTGA
- a CDS encoding 3-oxoacid CoA-transferase subunit A, which yields MIDKIAPSIADAMSGIQDGATVLIGGFGTAGIPLELIDGLIEQGARDLTVVNNNAGNGETGLAALLKAGRVRKIICSFPRQVDSQIFDGLYRSGKLELELVPQGNLAERIRAAGAGIGAFFCPTGYGTELAKGRETREIGGKHYVLEYPIYGDVALVKAETGDRWGNLNYRMAARNFGPVMAMASKKTIATVHEIVELGALDPESIVTPGVFVKHVVKIDRVATQAGGFKKAA from the coding sequence ATGATCGACAAGATCGCGCCTTCGATCGCCGACGCCATGTCGGGCATCCAGGACGGTGCCACCGTCCTCATCGGCGGCTTCGGCACCGCCGGCATTCCTCTCGAACTCATCGACGGCCTGATCGAACAGGGCGCTCGCGACCTCACGGTCGTCAACAACAACGCGGGCAACGGCGAGACCGGCCTCGCGGCACTGCTCAAGGCGGGCCGTGTGCGCAAGATCATCTGCAGCTTTCCGCGGCAGGTCGACAGCCAGATCTTCGACGGCCTCTACCGCAGCGGCAAACTCGAGCTCGAACTGGTGCCGCAGGGCAACCTGGCCGAGCGCATCCGCGCTGCCGGTGCCGGCATCGGGGCCTTCTTCTGCCCGACCGGCTACGGCACCGAACTGGCCAAGGGCCGCGAAACGCGCGAGATCGGCGGCAAGCACTACGTGCTGGAGTACCCGATCTACGGCGACGTCGCGCTGGTCAAGGCCGAGACGGGCGACCGCTGGGGCAACCTGAACTACCGCATGGCGGCGCGCAACTTCGGCCCGGTGATGGCGATGGCGTCGAAGAAGACCATCGCGACGGTGCACGAGATCGTCGAACTCGGCGCGCTCGATCCCGAGAGCATCGTCACCCCCGGCGTGTTCGTGAAGCACGTGGTGAAGATCGATCGCGTGGCCACACAGGCCGGCGGTTTCAAGAAGGCGGCATGA
- a CDS encoding IclR family transcriptional regulator domain-containing protein — MANTRQEEEPAPAPGDSYVQSFARGLQVIRSFSATAPRQTLSEVAAATGLTRAGARRILLTLQSLGYVETDGKRFGLTARILELGFAYLSSMPIWNRAEPVMEALVRQVKESCSAAVLDGTDIVYVLRVQTHKIMRINLAVGTRLPAYCTSLGRMLLADLDDATVRERLEASDRTALTRYTITDVDTLVAKVAQARRQGWCLMNQELEEGLISIAAPVTDRNGRTVAALNVSGQANRTSAKVMQETMLPGLRAAAAEISRLL; from the coding sequence ATGGCAAACACGAGACAAGAAGAGGAGCCCGCCCCGGCGCCGGGCGACAGCTATGTGCAATCCTTCGCGCGCGGGCTGCAGGTGATCCGCTCCTTCAGCGCCACCGCACCGCGCCAGACGCTCAGCGAAGTCGCCGCCGCGACCGGCCTCACGCGCGCCGGCGCACGGCGCATCCTGCTCACGCTGCAGTCGCTCGGCTACGTCGAGACCGACGGCAAGCGCTTCGGGCTGACCGCGCGCATCCTCGAACTCGGCTTCGCCTACCTGTCGTCGATGCCGATCTGGAACCGCGCCGAGCCGGTGATGGAAGCGCTGGTGCGGCAAGTGAAGGAGTCGTGCTCGGCCGCGGTGCTCGACGGCACCGACATCGTCTACGTGCTGCGCGTGCAGACGCACAAGATCATGCGCATCAACCTGGCGGTCGGCACGCGGCTGCCGGCCTACTGCACCTCGCTCGGCCGCATGCTGCTGGCCGACCTGGACGACGCCACGGTGCGCGAGCGGCTCGAGGCGTCCGACCGCACGGCGCTCACGCGCTACACCATCACCGACGTCGACACGCTGGTCGCGAAGGTCGCGCAGGCGCGGCGCCAGGGCTGGTGCCTGATGAACCAGGAACTGGAAGAAGGCCTCATCTCCATCGCCGCACCGGTGACCGACCGCAACGGCCGCACCGTGGCCGCGCTCAACGTCAGCGGCCAGGCCAACCGCACCAGCGCGAAGGTGATGCAGGAGACGATGCTGCCGGGGCTGCGCGCCGCGGCTGCGGAGATTTCACGGCTGCTCTGA